TCGTCCAGCTTCAGGCCGAAATAGCGCGCTTCAGGATCGGCGATGACATTGCGCGGATCCCGGTCGAAGGCGAGCACCCGGCCGGTCAGCTCGTCGAGATAGAACATCTCGGGACCGGCGATTTCGACCACGCCGTTCACTGGCGTCCCCAGCGCGGCGTCGACAACCGCAGCGGCCACGTCCCGCGCGGCCATCGGCTGGAACCGCGCATGCGGCAGCCGCACGCTGCTGCCCACGGTACCCGACTGTGCGATGCCGCGAATGAACTCGAAGAACTGGGTGGCGTGGACGATGGTGTAGGGAATGACCGATGCCCTGATCAGGCTCTCCTGGGCCAGCTTGGCGCGGAAATAGCCGCTGCCTTGCAGACGCTCCGTGCCCACCACCGAAAGGGCGACGTGGTGACGGACGCCCGCCGCCGCTTCCGCATCCGCCAGGTTCCGGCCGGCGGTCTGGAAGAAGTCCATTGCGGCCTTGTCCTCGAACGACGGCGAGTTGGCCACGTCGATCACCACGTCGGCGCCGGCAAGCGCTTCGGTGAGCCCTTCGCGGGTCACCGTGTTGACACCCGTCTCGGGCGCGGCGGCGCGTGCCGCATGACCCTTTCCGGTCAGCATCTCGACAACCTTGGACCCGATCAGGCCGGTTCCGCCTATGACTGTGATTTTCATGAATTCACCTCTGGGCAAGTGCGCGTCCTGCGCATTCCGGGCCCGGGACCGCCAGCCGTCGGCCAGCCCCCGGGAACAGGAATGACGATCGCGAATTCGTGGCCCGGCCACCATCGTGCGGCCGGATGATTTTCCCTCACCAGAAGATCGCAATACCTACACCTTGGCCCAGGGCGGCTCGTGAGATTCGCTGATGCCGGCCATCGTTTGAGCGATGCGCTCTTGGCCAACCTGATCAGGGGAGCTTGCGTCTCGCCTGCATCGGCCTGCCGGCCGGCAACGCGCGGCCATCCTTTAGTCTGATCGACCGACGCCGGTCCGCATCCGTACCCTTCTGGCATTGCAGAGCGGCCCGCTTTGGGCCTGCGCATCAACCAGGAGGATTCCATGCCGACGATCGCCACCAGGGAAGGACACGAGATCTATTACAAGGATTGGGGCCAGGGACCGGTTGTGACCTTCTCCCACGGCTGGCCCCTGAATGCCGACGCCTGGGACGGCCAGCTGCTGTTCCTGGCGCAAAACGGCTTTCGCGTCGTGGCGCATGACCGGCGCGGCCATGGCCGGTCGGAGCAGACGTCCAGCGGCAACGACATGGACGGCTATGCGGACGACCTCGCTGCCGTGATGGAGGCGCTCGACCTTCACGGCGTCACCATGGTCGGGCATTCCACGGGTGGCGGCGAAGTGGCCCGCTACATCGGCCGATACGGAACGGGCAGGGTCGCAAAGGCCGTGCTGTTTGCCGCCGTTCCGCCGACCATGCTCCAGACGCCGGCCAATCCCGAGGGATTGCCCATGGCTGTTTTCGACGGCTTGCGCGCCGCGCTGGTGCGCGACCGCTCGCAATTCTATCGGGATCTGGCGCAGCAGTTCTATGGCGCGAATCGTCCCGGGGCCAAGGTATCGCAGGGCGTGATCGACCAGTTCTGGCTGTGGAGCATGCAGGCCGGGCTGAAGAACGCCTTCGACTGCATCAGGGCGTTCTCGGAAACTGATTTCACGGCGGATCTGAAGGCGTTCGACGTGCCGACACTGATCCTGCACGGCGAGGACGACCAGATCGTGCCCATCCACGATGCGGCGCACAAATCCGCCCTGCTCATTGAGCACGCGAAGGCAATCTACTATCCCGGCGCGCCGCACGGCCTGATGTCGACCCATGCGGACCAGCTCAATGCGGATCTGCTGGCGTTTTTGAGGAGCTGACGGCCATGCCCGTCCACTCCAAAATTCCGGTCGCGTCGGCGCCCGCCGGCGACACCCTGAGGCTCGCGTCATTGGGACTGATGACCGCCGGCATCGTTCATGACCTGGGCAACATGGTCCAGGTCATGTCGGGCGCCATTCGGGCCCTCGAACGGCACCCTTCCGTGCGGACGGCAAACGATCTCCAGCCAAGCGTGGCCGATGCCGTATCGGCGCTCGACCGGGCGGCGGCGCTGACACGGCAGATTCTCAGCTTGGCCGGCGCCGGCCAACGGCACCAGGAAGTGCTGGACATCGGGGCGTGCCTTGCGGCGATGGAGCGGCCGCTCCGCTGGGCGGCGGGATGGGAGATCAAGATGGACATCCGCGCCGGCACGAATCTGCCGCCCGTCAACTGCGACCGCCAGGATTTCGAGAACGCCGTGCTGAACCTGGTCCTCAATGCCCGGGAGGCGATGCCCGATGGCGGGCGCATATCGATCGCTGCCTTGCCCTATGGCGAGGAAGCCGACATGGCCGGGATTGTTCTCAGAGTCTCCGACACCGGTATCGGCATGTCCCGCGAGACCGCCGCCCACGCCTTCGAGCCCTTTTACACGACGGGCGCGGGCGGGCATGGTCTGGGCCTGTCGATGGTTCGGTGTTTCGCCGAGGAGGCGGGTGGTTTCGCGTGGATCGAAAGTGCGCCGGGCGCCGGCACCGCGGTTACGGTGCAGCTTCCGGCGGCGCGGTAACGGGCACGCCATCACGTGGCAGCCAGAGGCGGAACCTCGCGCCGCCATTGGGACGATTGTAAGCGGTGATACCGCCGCCATGTGCCGCGGCAATCGACTGGCAAAGCGACAGGCCGATCCCGATCCCTTCCTCTTTCGTCGTGTAGAAACCGACGAAAATGCGGTCGAGATTCGCATCCGGGATGCCGGGCCCATTGTCCTCGACCACAACGACCACCTCGCCCGACGGCCCTGGCAGGGTGCGAAGTTCGATCAGCCCATTCGGTTCAGCTGCCTGTGCGATCGCCTGGACGCTGTTGACCAGCAGGTTGACGATCACCTGCTGAAGCTGAATCCGGTCGGCGGTCACGGTCGGCAGGCCGGCGGCCGGCTTGAACGCCAGCACGATGGCGCGGGACTGGATGTCGTGGCGGCAGAACACCAACGCTTCCTCGACCACCTCATTGATATCGACCGGCAGGCGCTCGGTGGTGTGCTTGGCCGCCATGCTCCGGATCCGGTGGACGATCTCGCTGGCATGCCGGCCGCTCGCGGCGATCCGACCGGCGAGCTGGCTGGCCTTCACCAGGTCCGGAGGCTCGCGGGACAGCCAGCGCACGGTGGTCTCGGCGTTGGTGACAATGGCGGCGAGCGGCTGGTTGACCTCGTGGGCGATGGAGGTGGCGAGCTCGCCCAGAGTGGCGATACGGGCCGCCCGCGAATAGTCGGCCTCGAGCTGACGAAGCTGCGCTTCGGTGCGCAGGCGGTCCGTCAGGTCGTCCAGGCTGATGAAACTCACATCCTGCTGCTCGGGCGGCCTCGGATAGGTCACCGAGCACTGTACGTCGAGCAGCCGGCCGTCGAAGGCCCGCATTTTCATCACCTCGGTGTGGCTGCGCAGGCCGTTGAAATGCGCGATCATCACCCGTCTTGCGGTCTCCGGGGAGGCGTCGAACAGGCGCGTGACCGGTCCGATGAGCTGGGACGCGTCACGAATGCCGAACAGATGGGCGGCCTTGTCATTGATTTCCGTGATGCGGACGACCTGACTGCCGAAATCCACCAGTGCCGGATGGGCATCGAGATAGGCACCCAGATCCCGCACGCCCGAAGCTTTCAGGCGTTCGAATGTCTCGCCGATCTCCCGCGCGTCGACCTGCAGCAGGGCGTAGGGCAGGTGATGGATGAGTGTGCGGTACCGCTCCTCGCTGGCACGTATGGCCCAGAACGATCGCGGATCCTTGGCGCTGCCCTCCACGGCGACGAAAACCGTATCGGGGCCCGCCTCGGCGGCGCGCCATACGGCGAGGCGGGCATCGCGCAGCATCAACGACTTGATGCTGCGGGTTCGGACCGCATCCGGGGCGCCGTCGGCAAGAACGCCGGCGATCAGCTCGGCCAAATCGGGTTGGCTGCCCGCGGGCCAGAACTGGGAGACGGGCCGGCCCACCATCGAACCGCGCCCGCCGTAAGAGCCGACCAGATGAACGGTGTGCTGATTGACGTCGACGATATGTGTCCTCGCCAGAAGTGCCTCGACGTGGCTGGAGGCCTCACCCTTCCCGGCGGCGATCGCCCCGATAAGCGGCCGCACGCCGGCGACGTCGATCTGCCAGCGCGCCACCGGATCATCATCGCCGGGGAGCCTCGCGTGTTGGCCCGTGTCGATCAGCGGAAGCCCCTGCGCCATCTCAGCCTCCAGGCGGCTTGCCGTCGTCCGCGCCCTGCTCGCCGACAGGGCCGGCCCGCCGCAGCGCCGACCGGACGTGATCCAGCAGGATATCCTCGGCAACGGGCTTGGACAGATACGCCCATGCGCCGCCGTCGAGGGCGCGTGCCCTGGTTGCCGAATCCGGCGCTGCCGTGATGAAGATCACCGGCATGTCGCTGCCGAGCCCGCGCAGCCTTTGCTGCAGCGCAAGTCCATCAAGGTCGGGCATTCTGACATCGGAAATCAGGCAGTCAAACCGGCCGGGCGCGTAGTCTTTCAGCAACGCCGAAGCCCCGTCAAAAGACCGGCTCGCCATGCCGATTGCCTGAAAGAATTCGGTTAGTGCCTCGCGCATGGCCGGGTCGTCATCCACGATTGCGATTACGGGGGTATTCACCAAATTGCGATCCTTACTGAGTTGGCCGTGTCGGCCTCATAAGGATGTCGCGCGTTCTGCGTCCTTTTGTAACTATCCCCTGGTCTAGGTGCGGTTCTCCCGGAGGCCGGCTGGCAGCGCCTCCCAGGCGCGGATGAGTTCGGCAACCGATCCCGCCTGCATTTTCTTCATCACGCTGCTGCGGTGGAGCTTGACCGTGACCTCGCTGATTCCAAGGTCGAAGGCGATCTGCTTGTTGAGGCGCCCGACCGCGACCGCAGCCAGGACCTGGCGCTCGCGGGGCGTCAGGGTGCCGTAATGATCGACATGCATCCGCACCGTTCGGGCCTCGGCCCGCTGTGAGATGTCACGCTCGATACCGGCTGTGATGGCGTCGAGCAGTGTCTGGTCTCGGAACGGCTTGGTGAGGAAGTCGACGGCGCCGGCCTTCATCGCCTGGACCGACATGGGAATGTCGCCATGGCCGGTGAGGAATATGACCGGCTTGGCCCTGCCGGTGGATGCGAGGTGCTGCTGCAGGTCGAGGCCGCTCGACCCGGGCATGCGCACGTCGAGCACCAGGCATCCCGAGCGATCCGGCAGCTCGGCTTTCAGCAATTCATTCGCCGACGCGAAGCCGGCGACGTCGAGGCCGACCGACAGGATGAGTTCCTGTAGCGCGCCGCGAACGGCGTCGTCGTCATCGACGATCAGGACGAGGGGACGTTCCGTTGCGGCTGCCGTGGCCATGGGATCGGACCTTTCAATCGGTCGTGGACAAGACGCGTGACTTTCGCGCACGGGAATCGGTCCGCCGATCGATCCAGCCCTGCACGTCCTGGGCAAATGCCGGGGGCGCCTTTCTGCCCACGGCGCTGGCGATATCGGCCAGCGACTGACTGGCGAGCGCGTCCCGCATCGCCTTTTCCGCCCGCAGCATGACGGCGTGAATCGAGCACGTGCCGGCCGTTGCCCAGCCTGGCGCCTGGTCCCCGAACACGGCGCAACGGCCGCGGATTTCCTGACAATCGAAAAGCGGCTTGTCGCCCTCGATAGCGTCAACGACATCAAGCACGCTGATCTCCCCGGCGTTCTGCGCGAGCACGAATCCGCCCCGCACGCCTTCGGTCGCCCGGACGATGCCGGCCTTCTCCAGCTTGGTGAAAATCTTGGCCAGGAATGTGGGTGAGATGCCCTGGAGCTCGGCCAGGTCGCGGCTGCTCAGCGGCGCGTCGCCCGAGTCCACAAGCCACAACAGGCAGTGCATGCCATATTCCACGCTGACGGTCAGATGTGCCATAACGACGACTATATCAGTCGGCGTTATAGGCCGCAATCCGTTCCGGCAGCAGCGGATGATGTCACGGCGAACCGGGCCCGGCAGCGGTGCTGACGGCACCGGACGGATCGGTGACGAACCCTACCTTGGTGACGCCTGCCTTGCTGGCTTCGCTCATGACGTCGGCAAGCGCGGCGTACCGTGCCTCCCGGTCGACCCGCAGATGCAGCTCCGGCGTCGGCTGCCGCGCGCCTGCCTCGGCCAGCCGCTGGACCATCTCGCCGCGGGTGACGGGCTCGCCGTCCCAATACATCTGGCCCGCGTCATTGATGGCGAACTGGACGACAATGTTTCGGGTTTCGTTCGGCGTATTCGAGGCCTTGGGCAGATCGATCACCACGGAATGTGTCAGGAGCGGTGCGGTGATGATGAAGATCACCAGCAGCACCAGCATGATGTCGACCAGCGGGATGACGTTGATGTCGGCCATCGGGGCATTGTTGCGGCCGGACTGAAAGCCTCCGAATGCCATGTCAGACCGCCTGGACCACGGCTGCGGGCGCGGCGGGCACGGTCTGCCGGGCCACAGGCGCCATCATCTGGTCGTCAAGGCGGGCGCCGGTCGTGAGAAAGGCGAAGAGATCGTGGGCGAAGCCATCCAGCCGTGTCAGCGTCAGGCGGTTGTTCCGCACGATGTAATTGTAGCCCAGCACCGCGGGGATCGCGACCGCCAGGCCGAGGGCCGTCATGATCAGCGCCTCGCCCACCGGGCCGGCGACCTTGTCGAGCGTGCCCGCGCCGGAAAGGCCGATTGCAGTGAGGGCGTGATAGATGCCCCATACTGTGCCGAGCAGACCCACGAAGGGCGCCGTCGCACCGATCGATGCGAGCACGGTCAGGCCGGTCTCCAGCTCGGTCGTCTCGTCGTCGATCACCTTGCGCAGCGAGCGGGTGATGAACTCGCTGGAGGTGCCGGCTTCCTTCAGCCGATGGGTGCCGTGCAGCTGATGATGCCGG
The window above is part of the Emcibacter sp. SYSU 3D8 genome. Proteins encoded here:
- a CDS encoding SDR family oxidoreductase codes for the protein MKITVIGGTGLIGSKVVEMLTGKGHAARAAAPETGVNTVTREGLTEALAGADVVIDVANSPSFEDKAAMDFFQTAGRNLADAEAAAGVRHHVALSVVGTERLQGSGYFRAKLAQESLIRASVIPYTIVHATQFFEFIRGIAQSGTVGSSVRLPHARFQPMAARDVAAAVVDAALGTPVNGVVEIAGPEMFYLDELTGRVLAFDRDPRNVIADPEARYFGLKLDDMSLMPSPNAAIGATSFDWWLTHVAPPKATAPAPRSAA
- a CDS encoding alpha/beta hydrolase produces the protein MPTIATREGHEIYYKDWGQGPVVTFSHGWPLNADAWDGQLLFLAQNGFRVVAHDRRGHGRSEQTSSGNDMDGYADDLAAVMEALDLHGVTMVGHSTGGGEVARYIGRYGTGRVAKAVLFAAVPPTMLQTPANPEGLPMAVFDGLRAALVRDRSQFYRDLAQQFYGANRPGAKVSQGVIDQFWLWSMQAGLKNAFDCIRAFSETDFTADLKAFDVPTLILHGEDDQIVPIHDAAHKSALLIEHAKAIYYPGAPHGLMSTHADQLNADLLAFLRS
- a CDS encoding ATP-binding protein, whose product is MPVHSKIPVASAPAGDTLRLASLGLMTAGIVHDLGNMVQVMSGAIRALERHPSVRTANDLQPSVADAVSALDRAAALTRQILSLAGAGQRHQEVLDIGACLAAMERPLRWAAGWEIKMDIRAGTNLPPVNCDRQDFENAVLNLVLNAREAMPDGGRISIAALPYGEEADMAGIVLRVSDTGIGMSRETAAHAFEPFYTTGAGGHGLGLSMVRCFAEEAGGFAWIESAPGAGTAVTVQLPAAR
- a CDS encoding ATP-binding protein; translated protein: MAQGLPLIDTGQHARLPGDDDPVARWQIDVAGVRPLIGAIAAGKGEASSHVEALLARTHIVDVNQHTVHLVGSYGGRGSMVGRPVSQFWPAGSQPDLAELIAGVLADGAPDAVRTRSIKSLMLRDARLAVWRAAEAGPDTVFVAVEGSAKDPRSFWAIRASEERYRTLIHHLPYALLQVDAREIGETFERLKASGVRDLGAYLDAHPALVDFGSQVVRITEINDKAAHLFGIRDASQLIGPVTRLFDASPETARRVMIAHFNGLRSHTEVMKMRAFDGRLLDVQCSVTYPRPPEQQDVSFISLDDLTDRLRTEAQLRQLEADYSRAARIATLGELATSIAHEVNQPLAAIVTNAETTVRWLSREPPDLVKASQLAGRIAASGRHASEIVHRIRSMAAKHTTERLPVDINEVVEEALVFCRHDIQSRAIVLAFKPAAGLPTVTADRIQLQQVIVNLLVNSVQAIAQAAEPNGLIELRTLPGPSGEVVVVVEDNGPGIPDANLDRIFVGFYTTKEEGIGIGLSLCQSIAAAHGGGITAYNRPNGGARFRLWLPRDGVPVTAPPEAAP
- a CDS encoding response regulator, with the protein product MNTPVIAIVDDDPAMREALTEFFQAIGMASRSFDGASALLKDYAPGRFDCLISDVRMPDLDGLALQQRLRGLGSDMPVIFITAAPDSATRARALDGGAWAYLSKPVAEDILLDHVRSALRRAGPVGEQGADDGKPPGG
- a CDS encoding response regulator transcription factor, which produces MATAAATERPLVLIVDDDDAVRGALQELILSVGLDVAGFASANELLKAELPDRSGCLVLDVRMPGSSGLDLQQHLASTGRAKPVIFLTGHGDIPMSVQAMKAGAVDFLTKPFRDQTLLDAITAGIERDISQRAEARTVRMHVDHYGTLTPRERQVLAAVAVGRLNKQIAFDLGISEVTVKLHRSSVMKKMQAGSVAELIRAWEALPAGLRENRT
- a CDS encoding Rrf2 family transcriptional regulator, which codes for MAHLTVSVEYGMHCLLWLVDSGDAPLSSRDLAELQGISPTFLAKIFTKLEKAGIVRATEGVRGGFVLAQNAGEISVLDVVDAIEGDKPLFDCQEIRGRCAVFGDQAPGWATAGTCSIHAVMLRAEKAMRDALASQSLADIASAVGRKAPPAFAQDVQGWIDRRTDSRARKSRVLSTTD
- a CDS encoding biopolymer transporter ExbD, with the protein product MAFGGFQSGRNNAPMADINVIPLVDIMLVLLVIFIITAPLLTHSVVIDLPKASNTPNETRNIVVQFAINDAGQMYWDGEPVTRGEMVQRLAEAGARQPTPELHLRVDREARYAALADVMSEASKAGVTKVGFVTDPSGAVSTAAGPGSP
- a CDS encoding MotA/TolQ/ExbB proton channel family protein is translated as MNNLSHFLAQADFIARFILVLMAVASATSWYLIVTKAVSARRMRRRSEAFLDFFWNAPSLEAVAKRLEDVPPQEPFALLAYQGILASRHHQLHGTHRLKEAGTSSEFITRSLRKVIDDETTELETGLTVLASIGATAPFVGLLGTVWGIYHALTAIGLSGAGTLDKVAGPVGEALIMTALGLAVAIPAVLGYNYIVRNNRLTLTRLDGFAHDLFAFLTTGARLDDQMMAPVARQTVPAAPAAVVQAV